The proteins below come from a single Candidatus Palauibacter soopunensis genomic window:
- a CDS encoding rod shape-determining protein, whose translation MATWSLRGNFLPISKIGVDLGTANTLVHVEGEGIVLNEPSVVAVRKETGRIEGIGLAAKRMLGRTPSGIEAVRPLKDGVIADVDITEMMIRYFLKEVMTTRFFKIRPLVVVGVPSGITELERRAVRSSAHAAGAKEVYMVAEPMAAAVGVGLPVETPTGNMIIDVGGGTSEIAVIALSGSVADTSIRVGGDELDSTIVSFLRKNYNLLIGEPTAEAVKIQIGSAYPTDDDKEMLVKGRDLVSGIPKTVRVHSAEVRECLQEPIQQIVAAVRRALEITPPELASDIVDRGVVMTGGGALVRGLDTLLGEETGLPIHVDAEPLTCVVRGCGKILEEFGRYRGVLTS comes from the coding sequence ATGGCAACCTGGTCGCTGCGGGGCAACTTCCTGCCGATCAGCAAGATCGGAGTGGATCTGGGGACCGCGAACACGCTCGTACACGTTGAAGGCGAGGGTATCGTTCTCAACGAACCGTCGGTCGTCGCGGTTCGAAAGGAAACCGGACGCATCGAAGGGATCGGCCTTGCAGCCAAGCGCATGCTCGGCCGCACCCCGAGCGGGATCGAAGCGGTTCGACCGCTGAAGGACGGCGTCATCGCCGACGTGGACATCACCGAGATGATGATCCGCTACTTCCTAAAGGAAGTGATGACCACGCGGTTCTTCAAGATTCGGCCGCTCGTCGTGGTCGGCGTGCCGTCCGGCATCACGGAACTCGAACGCCGGGCCGTCCGGTCCAGCGCACATGCCGCCGGCGCCAAGGAAGTCTACATGGTGGCGGAACCGATGGCGGCAGCCGTCGGCGTCGGACTGCCGGTGGAGACGCCGACGGGCAACATGATCATCGATGTCGGCGGCGGGACGAGCGAGATCGCCGTGATCGCGCTTTCGGGATCGGTCGCGGACACGTCGATCCGGGTCGGCGGCGACGAACTGGACTCGACGATCGTCTCCTTCCTCCGCAAGAACTACAACCTCCTCATCGGCGAGCCGACGGCGGAGGCCGTCAAGATCCAGATCGGATCGGCCTATCCCACGGACGACGACAAGGAGATGCTCGTAAAGGGCCGGGATCTCGTCTCCGGCATTCCGAAGACCGTCCGGGTCCATTCGGCCGAGGTCCGCGAGTGTCTGCAGGAGCCGATACAGCAGATCGTGGCGGCGGTACGGCGGGCGCTCGAGATCACGCCTCCGGAACTCGCGTCCGATATCGTGGATCGGGGGGTCGTGATGACCGGGGGCGGCGCCCTCGTGCGCGGGCTGGATACGCTGCTGGGCGAGGAGACGGGACTCCCGATCCACGTCGATGCGGAGCCGCTTACGTGCGTCGTTCGGGGCTGCGGGAAGATCCTCGAGGAATTCGGACGGTATCGTGGAGTTCTCACGAGTTGA
- the ald gene encoding alanine dehydrogenase: MIVGVPKEIKTDENRVALVPAGATALVAAGHTVCVERNAGLRSGFPDEMYVAAGAQVLGTADEVWDRAELVVKVKEPIESEYARMRTGQVIFTYFHFAADERLTHRTLKSECVAIAYETVQLPTGELPLLTPMSEVAGRMAIQQAAKNLERIAGGYGILLGGVPGVLPAEVVILGGGVVGANAATIAAGFGAHVTVLDVNLPRLRYLAEVMPANVDTLYSNRHSILEQIERADVVIGAVLVPGGKAPKLVRHDDLRRMKDGSVIVDVAVDQGGCVESARPTTHNDPTYTVHGVIHYCVANMPGAVPRTSTLALTNATFPYVLNLANRGWKAACGQDPNLALGVNIAGGRVTYEAVAEAFDLDYTPLEALSA, encoded by the coding sequence ATGATCGTTGGCGTACCGAAGGAGATAAAGACGGACGAGAATCGAGTGGCCCTCGTTCCGGCCGGCGCGACCGCGCTCGTCGCGGCCGGACACACCGTGTGCGTCGAACGCAACGCCGGGCTGCGCAGCGGCTTTCCGGACGAGATGTACGTCGCCGCGGGCGCGCAGGTGCTCGGGACGGCGGACGAAGTATGGGACCGGGCCGAACTCGTCGTGAAAGTCAAGGAACCCATCGAATCCGAATACGCCCGGATGCGGACCGGCCAGGTCATCTTCACGTACTTCCACTTCGCGGCGGACGAGCGCCTCACGCACCGTACGCTGAAGAGCGAGTGCGTCGCGATCGCCTACGAGACGGTCCAGCTTCCGACCGGCGAACTCCCGCTCCTCACGCCGATGTCCGAAGTGGCGGGGCGCATGGCGATCCAGCAGGCGGCCAAGAACCTGGAGCGGATCGCGGGCGGGTACGGGATCCTTCTCGGCGGCGTGCCGGGGGTCCTTCCCGCCGAAGTCGTTATCCTCGGGGGAGGGGTCGTCGGCGCGAACGCCGCGACGATCGCGGCGGGTTTCGGCGCCCACGTGACGGTGCTCGATGTCAATCTCCCGCGCCTCCGGTATCTGGCGGAGGTCATGCCCGCCAACGTGGATACGCTCTACTCCAACCGCCACTCGATCCTGGAGCAGATCGAACGCGCGGACGTCGTGATCGGCGCCGTGCTCGTCCCCGGCGGAAAGGCGCCGAAACTCGTGCGGCACGACGACCTGCGGCGGATGAAGGACGGTTCCGTGATCGTCGACGTGGCCGTGGATCAGGGCGGCTGCGTAGAGTCCGCTCGCCCGACCACGCACAACGACCCCACCTACACCGTCCACGGCGTGATCCACTACTGCGTGGCGAACATGCCGGGGGCCGTCCCGAGAACGTCCACTCTGGCCCTGACGAACGCGACGTTCCCCTACGTACTGAACCTGGCGAATCGAGGGTGGAAGGCCGCCTGCGGCCAGGATCCGAACCTCGCCCTGGGAGTCAATATCGCGGGAGGACGGGTCACGTACGAGGCGGTCGCAGAGGCGTTCGATCTTGATTACACGCCCCTGGAGGCGCTCTCCGCGTGA
- a CDS encoding pitrilysin family protein, producing MLSERMDSVRSVAIGLWVRQGRVHEDAEHGGASHLLEHMVFKGTHRRSARDLAWELERLGGTLDAYTTHEFTAFQARVPAGALGIALDVLCDLAFFPRLSAQDLEVEREVVLEEIASAADVPEDIVFEEHARSLYGGHPYGEPILGTRESVRGLSVSALAEVHARAYRPGNVVVAAAGAVAHEDLVDGLARWLPEPAAAPTLADPPAPVGKSGFRRMRREGGRQTHIVTGGLSVPYRDPLRYAIHVTATALGGGMSSRLFQRIRETRGLAYAVYSFHGFYAQAGHVGAYVGTRPETARDARDALEHELTLLAREGLTRQELDDTRSQLKGQFLISLESPASRMNRLAGVALYDHEYRTLDEVAARIDAVDRAQCLEAAAYFSPERLATLELAPGPRGSE from the coding sequence GTGCTCAGCGAGCGCATGGATTCCGTGCGTTCCGTCGCCATCGGCCTCTGGGTGCGGCAGGGCCGCGTTCACGAGGATGCCGAGCACGGCGGCGCGTCCCACCTGCTGGAGCACATGGTCTTCAAGGGGACGCACCGGCGCTCCGCTCGCGATCTCGCCTGGGAGCTGGAACGGCTCGGCGGCACGCTGGACGCGTATACGACCCACGAGTTCACCGCATTCCAGGCGCGCGTGCCGGCGGGGGCGCTCGGCATCGCGCTCGACGTACTGTGCGACCTCGCCTTCTTTCCGCGGCTCTCCGCACAGGACCTGGAGGTGGAGCGCGAGGTCGTGCTGGAAGAGATCGCTTCCGCGGCGGACGTACCGGAGGACATCGTCTTCGAGGAGCACGCGCGCAGCCTCTATGGCGGGCATCCTTATGGCGAACCGATCCTGGGCACCCGCGAGTCGGTGCGGGGACTTTCCGTGTCCGCGCTGGCCGAGGTGCACGCACGCGCGTACCGGCCCGGGAACGTCGTCGTGGCGGCGGCGGGAGCCGTAGCGCACGAGGACCTCGTGGACGGACTGGCGCGCTGGCTCCCCGAGCCCGCCGCCGCCCCCACACTCGCCGATCCGCCGGCGCCGGTCGGCAAATCGGGCTTCCGGCGCATGCGACGCGAGGGCGGCCGGCAGACGCACATCGTGACCGGAGGGCTCTCCGTCCCGTACCGCGACCCCCTCCGCTACGCCATCCATGTGACGGCGACGGCCCTCGGGGGCGGAATGAGTTCACGGCTCTTCCAGAGAATCCGGGAAACGCGTGGTCTCGCCTACGCCGTGTACAGCTTCCACGGGTTCTATGCGCAGGCGGGTCACGTCGGCGCCTACGTCGGGACCCGGCCCGAGACCGCCAGGGATGCGCGTGACGCGCTGGAGCACGAACTGACCCTTCTGGCACGGGAGGGATTGACGCGCCAGGAGCTGGACGACACTCGCAGTCAGTTGAAGGGGCAGTTTCTGATCTCGCTCGAATCGCCCGCAAGTCGAATGAACCGGCTTGCGGGAGTCGCCCTGTACGACCACGAGTATCGCACCCTGGACGAGGTGGCGGCGAGAATCGACGCGGTCGACCGTGCGCAGTGTCTCGAAGCCGCCGCATACTTCTCACCCGAACGGCTCGCAACGCTCGAGTTGGCGCCCGGTCCCCGCGGGAGTGAATGA
- a CDS encoding polyribonucleotide nucleotidyltransferase, which yields MTHRIETEFHGRPLILETGRMARQADGAVYVQYGETAVLVTATADRKPTHLPFFPLTVEYREKTYAAGKFPGGFIKRETRPGEKETISARQIDRPLRPLFPADYRNDTQVVCFIISADQENDADVVGMLGASTALLLSPIPWNGPIAGVRVARREGEWLVNPTFDDLEMCDLEIVVAGSEDSIVMVEGACLEATEDEFLEAMQVGQKAIADLIGLQRELVRQAGAPETFEYEPVGPDPEVVEKVTELAAGQVGEALRIADKEERGRALSALREELADRLEADHPDCSGDVGAALRKLEKETMRRRILEDGERIDGRGMNDVRDITCDVGLLPRTHGSALFTRGQTQALAVTTLGTVRDEQRIDSVDVREETSKSFMLHYNFPGFSTGEVRMFRGTSRRETGHGMLAERALQALLPAYEDFPYTIRVVSDILESNGSSSMASVCGGSLSLMDAGVPMRAPCAGIAMGLIKEGDKVEILTDILGVEDALGDMDFKVAGTERGITAVQMDIKADGLSVDTLREALARARDARLRILAAMNETLEAAREEMSPHAPRIVTLQINPQKIGEVIGPKGKTIRMIQEETGTEVNIDDSGTVTIAAPSGAGAQHAREMVEGIVQEPEVGRIYRGVVKNTTDFGAFVEIIPGVEGLCHISELEEGRTAKTEDVVSPGDEVKVKLLAVDDRGRLKLSRRAALAPAEKA from the coding sequence ATGACACACCGAATCGAAACTGAATTCCACGGACGGCCCCTGATCCTGGAGACGGGCAGAATGGCCCGGCAGGCCGATGGCGCCGTCTATGTGCAGTATGGGGAGACCGCAGTGCTCGTCACCGCCACGGCGGACCGCAAGCCCACGCATCTCCCCTTCTTCCCCCTCACGGTCGAATACCGCGAGAAGACCTACGCCGCCGGCAAGTTCCCCGGCGGGTTCATCAAGCGGGAAACCCGGCCCGGCGAGAAGGAGACGATCTCGGCCCGGCAGATCGACCGGCCCCTCCGGCCGCTCTTCCCGGCAGACTACCGGAACGACACCCAGGTCGTCTGTTTCATCATCTCCGCGGACCAGGAGAACGACGCGGACGTCGTCGGCATGCTGGGGGCCTCGACCGCCCTCCTCCTGTCCCCGATCCCGTGGAACGGGCCCATTGCCGGCGTGCGGGTCGCCCGCCGCGAAGGCGAGTGGCTCGTCAACCCGACCTTCGATGACCTCGAGATGTGCGACCTGGAGATCGTCGTCGCCGGCTCCGAGGACTCGATCGTGATGGTCGAGGGCGCCTGTCTCGAAGCCACCGAGGATGAGTTCCTCGAGGCGATGCAGGTCGGGCAGAAGGCCATCGCCGATCTGATCGGGCTCCAGCGCGAGTTGGTTCGGCAGGCGGGCGCCCCGGAGACCTTCGAGTACGAGCCTGTCGGACCCGACCCGGAGGTCGTGGAAAAGGTCACGGAACTGGCGGCCGGGCAGGTGGGCGAAGCGCTCCGGATCGCGGACAAGGAGGAGCGCGGACGCGCCCTGTCCGCCCTCCGCGAAGAGCTCGCGGATCGGCTCGAGGCCGACCACCCGGATTGCTCGGGAGATGTCGGCGCTGCGCTCCGAAAGCTGGAGAAGGAGACGATGCGCCGGCGCATCCTCGAGGATGGGGAGCGCATTGATGGTCGCGGGATGAACGACGTCCGCGACATCACCTGCGACGTCGGTCTCCTGCCGCGAACGCACGGTTCGGCGCTCTTCACTCGAGGGCAGACGCAGGCGCTCGCGGTGACCACGCTCGGGACGGTGAGGGACGAGCAGCGAATCGACTCCGTGGACGTGCGCGAAGAGACCTCGAAGTCCTTCATGCTCCACTACAACTTCCCCGGCTTTTCGACGGGCGAAGTGCGGATGTTCCGGGGTACGAGCCGCCGCGAGACGGGACACGGCATGCTGGCCGAGCGCGCGCTTCAGGCGCTCCTTCCGGCATATGAGGATTTCCCGTACACGATCCGCGTCGTCTCCGACATTCTGGAATCGAACGGGTCGAGTTCGATGGCTTCCGTCTGTGGCGGATCGCTTTCCCTCATGGATGCCGGAGTTCCGATGCGGGCTCCGTGCGCGGGGATCGCGATGGGGCTCATCAAGGAGGGCGACAAGGTTGAGATCCTGACCGATATCCTCGGCGTGGAGGACGCCCTCGGCGACATGGACTTCAAGGTCGCCGGGACCGAGCGCGGGATCACGGCCGTCCAGATGGACATCAAGGCGGACGGACTCTCCGTCGACACGCTGCGGGAAGCCCTCGCCCGGGCGCGCGACGCCCGGCTGCGGATCCTCGCGGCGATGAACGAGACGCTCGAAGCGGCCCGCGAGGAAATGTCGCCGCACGCGCCGCGGATCGTCACGCTGCAGATCAACCCCCAGAAGATCGGCGAGGTCATCGGGCCGAAGGGGAAGACGATCCGGATGATCCAGGAGGAGACGGGCACCGAGGTCAACATCGACGACTCGGGCACGGTCACCATCGCCGCGCCCTCGGGTGCCGGTGCGCAGCATGCGCGCGAGATGGTGGAGGGCATCGTTCAGGAGCCGGAGGTCGGGCGGATCTACCGCGGTGTCGTGAAGAACACGACGGACTTCGGCGCCTTCGTCGAGATCATCCCCGGAGTCGAGGGCCTGTGCCACATCTCGGAGCTCGAGGAAGGCCGCACGGCCAAGACGGAAGACGTGGTGAGCCCCGGCGACGAGGTGAAGGTGAAGCTGCTCGCCGTGGATGACCGCGGCCGGCTCAAGCTCTCCCGGCGCGCGGCCCTCGCCCCCGCCGAGAAGGCCTGA
- the rpsO gene encoding 30S ribosomal protein S15, translated as MEKTKKQEIIEEFSRRENDQGSAPVQIALLTARIEELTGHFRDHPKDHHSRRGLLKMVGRRRRLLNYLRRTDLDRYRTVIEELGLRH; from the coding sequence GTGGAAAAGACAAAGAAGCAGGAAATCATAGAGGAGTTCTCGCGTCGCGAGAACGATCAGGGGTCGGCTCCGGTGCAGATCGCACTGCTCACGGCTCGCATCGAGGAGTTGACCGGGCATTTCCGGGACCATCCCAAGGATCATCACAGCCGTCGCGGACTACTGAAGATGGTTGGCCGTCGCCGTCGACTGTTGAACTACCTCCGCCGGACGGATCTCGACCGCTACCGAACGGTCATTGAGGAGCTCGGGCTACGCCATTGA
- a CDS encoding 6-bladed beta-propeller, with protein sequence MNGGCTVRTGHAWRVVLAVCAGIPAPSHAQSILAIADEAGECVVQLREVVRLGDPGDAGTIGSRPEITRTAAGRYVVASVENRGELLVFDSDGAFLETLGRNGDGPGEYRVPGRMRPGSDGSLRILDLVNRRITHVSPDAGLLETTEIRSLHGLDFVTLAAGERHAVSGFGQIDDRLSATTEVVGRDGVTLASLGIVPVASWVVNFFRAPIALDEQGRVWTTRAGEYGFEAWDPEGGSEPMTRLAGDPEWFDPGPPQPGAPISAPAPSIVISLRVDQDLLWAGTWVADEEWETAAGATPSPLELDRLLDTILDVIDPASGVLIARTRRDEALRGTGDDAHLFGVREDGGIARAVVFEPALAGPDCPAANTPGM encoded by the coding sequence GTGAACGGCGGATGCACGGTACGAACGGGGCACGCCTGGCGGGTCGTGCTGGCGGTCTGCGCGGGCATCCCGGCACCTTCCCACGCCCAGTCGATCCTGGCGATTGCGGACGAAGCGGGCGAATGCGTGGTTCAACTCCGGGAAGTCGTTCGTCTCGGCGACCCCGGCGACGCCGGAACGATCGGAAGCCGTCCGGAGATCACCCGAACGGCGGCGGGTCGCTACGTGGTGGCGAGCGTGGAGAACCGCGGAGAGCTGCTCGTATTCGATTCGGACGGCGCGTTCCTGGAAACCCTTGGACGGAACGGCGACGGGCCCGGCGAGTATCGCGTCCCGGGGCGCATGCGTCCCGGATCCGATGGCAGCCTGCGGATCCTCGACCTCGTGAACCGCCGCATCACGCATGTGTCCCCGGATGCGGGACTGCTTGAAACGACGGAGATCCGAAGTCTCCACGGGCTCGATTTCGTGACCCTCGCCGCCGGGGAACGCCATGCCGTCTCGGGGTTCGGCCAGATCGACGATCGGCTGAGTGCGACGACGGAAGTGGTCGGCCGCGACGGAGTCACGCTTGCGAGCCTCGGTATCGTGCCCGTCGCCTCGTGGGTCGTGAACTTCTTCCGCGCCCCCATCGCCCTGGACGAGCAGGGCAGGGTGTGGACGACCCGGGCGGGGGAATACGGGTTCGAGGCGTGGGATCCGGAAGGGGGGAGCGAGCCGATGACGCGCCTGGCCGGGGACCCGGAGTGGTTTGACCCCGGGCCGCCACAGCCGGGCGCGCCCATCTCGGCACCGGCACCCTCCATCGTCATCAGTCTTCGTGTCGACCAGGATCTGTTGTGGGCGGGCACCTGGGTCGCCGACGAGGAATGGGAGACCGCGGCCGGTGCAACGCCATCGCCGCTTGAGCTCGACCGTCTCCTCGACACCATCCTGGATGTGATCGATCCTGCCAGCGGGGTACTCATCGCGCGGACCCGCCGCGATGAGGCGCTGCGGGGGACCGGGGATGACGCCCACCTGTTCGGCGTTCGCGAGGACGGCGGAATCGCCCGCGCCGTGGTCTTCGAGCCCGCCCTCGCCGGTCCGGACTGCCCGGCGGCGAACACGCCCGGCATGTGA
- a CDS encoding bifunctional riboflavin kinase/FAD synthetase, giving the protein MSGLPPHVQGTVVTVGTFDGVHLGHQAILRDVRRRARARNGRAVLLTFDPHPLNIVRPEVAPPLLTLPDEKKEILAQLGLDYVAFVSFTLEFSRYSPDKFVEDIVVPRFRPAEVVIGYDHGFGRGRAGDISVLERLGGIHGFEVSVVEGVEADGSHVSSTRVRRAVSAGDMEGAAAGLGRPYSFRGTVIRGLGRGRTLGFPTANLTHPASDKLLPAEGIYAVRATLGADEVDGLLHLGPRPTFAGSPPAIELFLIDFERDIYGERVIVDVLHRLREVRGFESGDDLAAQMRRDLADGRDYFRKVRA; this is encoded by the coding sequence GTGAGCGGGCTCCCCCCGCACGTTCAGGGCACCGTCGTCACGGTGGGGACCTTCGACGGGGTCCACCTCGGACACCAGGCGATCCTGCGCGATGTTCGGCGCCGGGCGCGGGCGCGGAACGGCCGGGCCGTGCTCCTCACCTTCGACCCGCATCCCCTCAATATCGTGCGTCCCGAAGTCGCTCCCCCACTCCTCACGCTGCCGGACGAGAAGAAGGAAATCCTCGCCCAACTTGGCCTGGACTACGTTGCGTTCGTCTCCTTCACGCTCGAATTCTCACGTTACTCTCCCGACAAATTCGTGGAGGACATCGTCGTCCCGCGCTTCCGTCCGGCGGAGGTCGTGATCGGGTATGACCACGGGTTCGGGCGCGGACGTGCGGGAGACATCTCCGTGCTCGAACGGCTGGGCGGAATCCACGGGTTCGAAGTCTCCGTCGTCGAAGGCGTCGAAGCGGACGGATCGCACGTCTCATCCACCCGGGTTCGGCGGGCCGTGTCGGCGGGCGACATGGAGGGCGCCGCCGCCGGCCTCGGCCGCCCGTATTCGTTCCGCGGGACCGTGATCCGGGGACTGGGGCGCGGCCGGACGCTCGGTTTTCCGACCGCCAACCTCACGCATCCCGCTTCCGACAAACTCCTTCCGGCCGAGGGCATCTACGCCGTGCGCGCCACGCTCGGCGCCGACGAGGTCGATGGACTGCTGCACCTCGGCCCGCGGCCGACCTTTGCGGGCTCTCCGCCGGCCATCGAACTCTTCCTTATCGATTTCGAACGTGACATCTACGGCGAGCGCGTGATCGTGGATGTCCTCCACCGGCTGCGCGAGGTGCGGGGCTTCGAGTCGGGAGACGATCTCGCCGCGCAGATGCGCCGCGATCTGGCGGACGGTCGCGACTATTTCAGGAAGGTGCGGGCGTGA
- the truB gene encoding tRNA pseudouridine(55) synthase TruB — translation MATEAGLLLVDKPAGGTSHDIILRIRRKLGVRRIGHTGTLDPFATGLLLSLVGSFTRLADLYHGLPKSYDATMALGRETDTDDLTGKTVSEDAGWRELDAEAIRASLAAREGVGRQVPSVYSARRAGGERAHALARRGERPDLEAREVTIHEIAVTDIDLPRVRFRARVSTGTYVRALARDIGRDLGPGAHLTALRRTAIGPFGVDEATSPDEAAEAVAAASTAWRPGMAALPWVWRRELNDGERNEIRYGRSIERGDVLPPCGNAPDSREGTGNPVALYACDDLFAIAEERDGRLHPKKVFAA, via the coding sequence GTGGCGACTGAAGCCGGCCTGCTCCTGGTCGACAAGCCGGCTGGAGGGACGTCGCACGACATCATCCTTCGGATCCGTCGGAAGCTCGGCGTGCGCCGGATCGGCCACACGGGGACGCTCGACCCGTTCGCGACGGGGCTCCTGCTGTCGCTCGTCGGGTCGTTCACGCGACTCGCCGATCTCTACCACGGACTCCCGAAGTCCTACGATGCGACGATGGCGCTCGGACGGGAGACGGACACGGACGATCTCACGGGGAAGACCGTATCGGAAGACGCCGGCTGGCGGGAGCTGGACGCGGAGGCGATCCGGGCGTCGCTGGCGGCTCGCGAGGGCGTCGGACGACAGGTGCCCTCCGTCTACTCGGCGCGCCGCGCCGGCGGCGAGCGCGCCCACGCGCTGGCCCGCCGGGGAGAGCGTCCCGACCTGGAGGCACGCGAGGTGACCATCCACGAGATCGCGGTCACGGACATCGATCTCCCTCGAGTTCGCTTCCGCGCGCGCGTCTCCACCGGTACGTACGTACGTGCGCTGGCCCGTGATATCGGGCGGGATCTCGGCCCCGGGGCGCACCTGACGGCGCTGCGCCGCACGGCGATCGGCCCCTTCGGGGTCGACGAGGCGACCTCTCCCGACGAGGCGGCGGAAGCGGTGGCTGCGGCGTCCACGGCCTGGCGTCCCGGGATGGCTGCGCTCCCGTGGGTGTGGCGGCGCGAACTGAACGATGGAGAGCGGAACGAGATCCGGTACGGAAGGTCGATCGAGCGCGGAGACGTGCTGCCGCCGTGCGGGAACGCGCCTGATTCGCGGGAGGGCACGGGGAACCCCGTCGCGCTGTACGCCTGCGACGACCTCTTCGCTATCGCCGAGGAGCGCGATGGCCGCCTCCATCCGAAGAAGGTGTTCGCCGCGTGA